A window of Acipenser ruthenus chromosome 32, fAciRut3.2 maternal haplotype, whole genome shotgun sequence genomic DNA:
ggagcaccctttctcttaggggggtgagggagggagggagcagttcagtctccgagcctcaagcctgccctggactggagggagcaccctttctctcagggggtgagggagagagggagggagcagttcagtctcagtgcctcaagcctgccctggactggagggagcaccctttctcttaggggtggtgagggagggagggagggagcagttcagtctccgtgcctcaagcctgccctggactggagggatccccctttctctcaggggggtgagggagggagggagggagggagcagttcagtctccgagcctcaagcctgccctggactggagggagcaccctttctcttagggaggtgagggagggagggagggagggagcagttcagtctccgtgcctcaagcctgcccttgactggagggagcacccttcctctcaggggggtgaggaagggaggatgggagggagggagcagttcagtcgtAACTTGTTTATGTAGTAGAGATTTCAAAAGCGCCGTCCGGTTTTGAAAGAACTGACCCGACACACTGTCTCCGGAAGTACCGCTGTTCCTGACACTACtagtattctgtatttatttttaacttaacaGGTTTCGCAACATGTTTTGGTAGCCCCAGTTTCGTTTAAGAGAAATCAGCGCGTTATTTCCGCTATTTTGGGTCGTTATTCACGTGTTTTCTAAATATTACCACTCCTTGTATCTCAAAACGTCTGCTCAGCACATtgagaacacacacacgcacacgcacacgcacacgcacacgcacacacacacacacacacacacacacacacacacacacacacacacacacacacacacttacaaacacacacacacacacaccaggaaaTATAACGGCCAGAGTCGGGACGCCAGTTATTTCACAATGATAGCCGTTGTGTTAAAGGTCAGGGGTCTAAATACCAGTtaaactggaaaaaataaaacaaaacggtATTTTATCAttgacttttctttttaattacggTAAGAATTGGTTAATGTTCgtgtaaaatactttttaaaatgatgtacctttaacaatactgtaaatatacactACAATACATCTACAAATAGTTGTATTAAATcgatatttagtttaaatatgtttttttttctttttttagtgtaTCTTAACTAGCGTATGATAGAACCTCACAGTTATTGACACCACACTGAGGAACTGACCGCTCAACAGAACACCTCACTTTCAGACGAAATTAAAATGATCCGCCATGcttacaactattattattattattattactattattattaataataatgtatttatctaaggtgactcagagactagggtgtgtgaactatgcatcagctgcagagtcacttacaactacgtctcacccgaaagacggagcacaaagaggttaagagacttgctcagagtcacacacagtgagtcaatgagtGAGCAAGCCACGATTTGAACCGGAGACTTCCTGGGGCCGTGTTTCAAAACTTTTAAAGCTTATGATATAAcctcatttaacaaaacaaataatatcgCGGTGATACGGATTAATACAcaacttcatttattttttatacagtttCAAAGCCCGCGGGTGCTCAGAGCAGGTGAGCGCATTTATTAAAACCATCGAAcactcattttcagagttacacACTTACAAATAGCCTCGCCCCCAAAGTGTTTGTAAGTCTGAGGTTCTgctgtattagtattattatttttattttgtttagattcactccagaccctcatctctccctacacccccaactcgacctctccactccgcctgcactagaagactggctctacctccgctacgctcccctgcctccagagcccgctccttctccacccttgctccgcagtggtggaacgaccttcctacagatgtcaggactgcccagtccctgaccacattccagcgcctcctcaagactcacctcttcaaacagcacctgtagaactcctctgtttgtatcctgggacactatcacccttcatttaaatatgctttattttgctcttatctgccccctattttactgcatttaatcctgtacttcagaatactgtaatctgccaagtgtttaacctgtagtattttgtatttaatcatttcctgatgtaactatcactatttaatcatatcctgatgtaactatcactattatctgctgtattattgaattgtggtttgtcacacttgtactttacttgaacaaaagttattgtatttcttgctcttattgtattacttgtattgtaacacttgaaatgtatttgcttacgattgtaagtcgccctggataagggcgtctgctaagaaataaataataataataacttcataACTAGTTTATTTTTCAATCACCACTTTAAAAACCAAGGCATCCCcagggaataagactcctgttgcacagcagcgtcacccattccaggttttactaccagcttgatgaGTGTGTCTaactaacaagctcaggtgtgtcttaatattaaaccaggaatggatcacactgctatgcaacgggagtcttatttccttccctggcCCCTGTGGTCTCAATACAGCGGTCAAGTCTTATCAGTACAGCTAACCTACCCCCTAGCACAGCCGCGGTCATCTCCTGTTtcttccaattaaaatccatttccaattccttcgaaggaatcggaattgatattttagaaacCTAACAATTGTCACGGTTGTTCAACCGCTTTCACtcgaagccagtttaattgactcgCCGACAGCGCcgttgtgagaagctcattttaacagaacgctGCCCCCTAGCGGACACaagaaacacaacaacaaaaaacagcattttcttcagtgaaaacaaaataagcgAAGAGTAAGGGTGGGGGGGCAGATTTAATAAAACGGGAGGGGATTTGAACGTTACAAAGAGTTACGAATAAATACGGCGCGCCGACGTCAGAGCGCCAGCCTGTTCACGAGTCTTCTTTCTCGGGATCGGCGGACTCTGTGTCCCAGGTTCCGGTTCCGGTTGGGTTCTGCTCCAGCCAGCGCTTGTACCTCCGGGTTTTGGGCTTCTCGAAGTTCACCACGGACATGGGGATGCGGACCGTGTCGATTCCGTTCACCTGGTTTAGGAGGAGACGCAAACATGGTTTAATTCATTCTTGCGCTCGTCAATTATTGCACTATTGCACACCTGCAActtgagcttgttatctatacacacacacgcacgcacgcgcacgcgcacgcgcacgcgcacgcacgcacgcacgcacgcacgcacgcacgcacgcacgcacacacacacacacacacacacacacacacacacacacaacctggggctaatcaagctcctagcaAACCCTGGAATGGCTGAAAACGCtttgcaacgggagtcttatttccatcctcaGAGCGACATCGGCGTTGACCTACCGTGACCTCGCACCAGTACTCCCCCCACCTCGTGATTGGCTCCTCTGGCAGGGTCAGGGCATGAAGCGGAACACAGACAGCCAGctggaaagacagacagacagacagacagacagacagacagtcagtcagACTGCAGCTTCACCTGTCCCTTCTCTAAAGACCCTGGCACACCTCCACTCTCCTGACACCCTGACAGCAACGCGATGTATCCATTGCtgtttaattcattcattcattcattattggACTATTGCCCACGTTTAATGCTccacccctcctgctctgcgctggactcgtctgacctcagcaccacgttactggatcctcagctgatgcgctatccttgcactattgcactgctaacatgtcactgtagatctaacttgctgtgatcctaactggctgcatcctagttcatattgtattctagtagtgttattattatacatagcatcctagttcatattgtattctagtagtgttattattatacatagcatcctagttcatattgtattctagtagtgttattattatacatagcatcctagttcatattggattctagcagtgttattattatacatagcatcctagttcatattgtattctagtagtgttattattatacatagcatcctagttcatattgtattctagtagtgttattattatacagagcatcctagttcatattgtattctagtagtgttattattatacatagcatcctagttcatattgtattctagtagtgttattatttgcacttactgtaaactacactgtatttaaatatgaagcttgcgttgtaaccctgtgctgccctgtaacacctgtgtgagtcgcctgggataaagaagtctgcaaaataaataataataataataataataataataacattaactaACTTAGTATAAAAATCATTTctctatagtttttatttttttttactcagaaTAGAAGCTGTATTTTACTGCGTTGTTTAGGCATTTGTAGTTTCACGCAATTAGAATACGTTACCGTGAcgatatagttaaagagaaaatttaagtaaaaaaaattagCAGTAGACTTTAAATTCtatctaaatgtttaaactttagcTTCCATCTCATTAGCGACTAATAAATATCACAGTTCTGACTTCACAATTAGCATCAGAGCCTACCCACTGAGTCAAGGTACAGGAGCTGGGTTACAATTGAACGAATCACTATCTTTAGGATATCCTTCAGTACACATATATAAGGGTGAGGCGCAGCACTTTACTGGAAATAAATAgacaggcttgtttttttttttaaaatggttatCAATTCGATTCACAGACCTTTCTGAGCAGAGTCCGGCAAACGATGTCCTTGGTCAATTCATACTTGACGTTATTCTTCATCCCCACCTCCAGGTGGCACTGTTTCAAGAACGCCACCGTctggaaagaaaaacacacaagacGGTGTTCAGCAGCAACACGCGACTCCAACTgaagtcaattaaactggcttcgaACGAAAGCAGTTGAACAGTCGTGACGCTTGTTAGGTCGCTCCAGCAGCGATTCCAATTCCTTCGcaggaactgattttaaaatggaattgaaaataaaatgaattgcccCCAAATTCACTCACCAATTCTCCAGTCCTGGTCTGCACCCTCTCCTCTGGCTTCCCCTCTCTCAGCATCTGTTGACAGCATCAGAACAAGACCACTTCAGAACTCCAAAAATCCCCGTTGCACAGCTgctggatccattcctggttttgcagcgagtttaataatcagacacccctgagcttgttacccatcCTAGAAGCTAATCAAGCTCCCAGCAAAACCTGgagtggatgaaactgctatgcaataggagtcccaTTCCTGCTGTTGTCTCTGCGCTGCGGAAAGGTTTCGTTGCCCCTGGGACCCGAGTTTCTGGGAGGAAGTAGAAGCTCACtcaccctcctctcctcctcgaAACGCTGCTTGTTTTCAGGGGAGGCGTAGACGGCCAGCCCCTCCGGGAGCAGCTTGTTCCTCCCGAGAGATTTCTTCACAGAGACCGTGTCCCCTCGACCGCCCAGCTCtgagagacacaaacacagcatGGCAGAACCGCAGCAGCATCGCTCGCACGCACGCCTACAGCGCTGGATGAAAGATTCACAGTCCTTAGAACAGAGGTGCCTAAACACAGACCTGAAGGGCCACTCCACTCCAGGAGGTTTagcaggtaaaatgagatcatgaatGGAAGTTTAATTAATAAGTTTAACCCTTGGGGTTGAGAGGCGATTAGGAGCGAGTAAATCCATTATTCCGTTAACGAGAAGCTGGTAAGATCAGTGATGGgagtaagactcctgttgcacagcggttggatccattcctggttttacagcgagtttaataataagacacacctgagcttgttacctatactggggctaatcaagctggtagtaaaacctggaatgggtgacactgctgtgcaataggagtcttacttccagcCCTGTAGCCCACAAAAACATTACTTATTACTTAATTTTCCCCCTTTCACACTTCTGTCATTAAGCAGATGCCTGTCCTTTCTCCACCTGTCTTTCATTTACAAGACGACACGGGTCTCAAAcgtgcagtttcgaaagaaacacgtgtttttAGCACACAGGTGTTTTGGGAAATCGACCTGAATATTTTAACTTCTGTTGAGGTTCTGTGTTGACGACTCTTTCTGGGGAGGCTCGTAAAATCTAGACTCAAGTGACTGGTTTCGTGTGGGACTGGCAGGTGTCACTCACTGGCCACGGTCTGTGTGAGAATGAGTTCCAGCTTCTCTCTGGGGCTGTGCTTGCTGTCCTCCACCAGCCGGTACACTCGGTGTCTCCGCGGGTGCAGCTTCGGGTCTCTGCCTTCCTGCGAGAGAGGAACCTGCCACCAGCGCTGCACCTTCACCGTGCCCtgcagagaggggaagagagagagacagacagactaaCCATTACGTGGCGTCTACTGCCAGCAAAACTGACGGAACCACAGCACCTTAACACGGACTCTGCaagatttgttttctgttttttttttttaaagaaattacgATTGCTAACTTAAGAAGTTAATATTTTAGCTCACTTTAATTTGTAATGTTTAGCTCCAGGGGCAGACGCGATCGCAGCAGACTTGGGAGTAGTTATCTTGTTGCACAGTCACATCTTTAAGACTAACGATAACAACACAACTGACCTGTGCACTCTGTAGCCTTTATAATTGCGATATAATCGTGCTCGTTGACTTACCCTGCATGCTGTGATTGAAAAGCTCTTCACATGCCCGGCAGACGCCTGGTTTAGTTCTCGTATTACCCCTTGAAAGACGCAACGACCCCACATCTCGCCGAACACGCTTGATTTCTCTCCCTGTCTAAGCGGGGTTTCGATGTGCCGACCCGGTCGTTCACAAGCCTGCGGTTCTGGTTTCAAACCAGCCCGGTTCAAACTCAGTTTCTGACACACACCAAGGGTGCACAGCAACTCTGCGACGGGGCTGGATCACACATGCGGAGGGACGCTGGGTTGAAAGGACCCCGCCACAACAGTGTGTCCTGAAAGGTGCCTGACAGAACTAACATATGTTCATTAAAGCAATCTAAGAGCAGTTTTCTACGAGTTAATTAGACAGTAACTAACCATTGAAATCGTTTTAAGATAACGTTTTTTTCTACGTGTCAGCCCTCCGTGTTTATTTGAACAGTTGTTTGTTTACAACatggtaaataaaataagttaaaaaatatatatatatattaatacaaatGAATGCTTACATAGCAATGCTACATTTATAGCGTTGCGGGCACTATTTTAGTTTattgaggcatggaaactgaactgctctctcctttcttcacctccctaagagaaagggtgctccctccagtccagggcaggcttcaggcacagagactgaactgctccctccctccctccctcaccccccctaagagaaagggtgctccctccagtccagggcaggcttgaggcacggagactgaactgctccctccctccctccctcaccccccctaagagaaagggtgctccctccagtccagggcaggcttgaggcacagagactggtAGATCTAACTGgtattgatttaaacaaaaacaaaacaaaatgattatGTTTTGCCTTACAGGGGACAGCACTGTATTTCTAGGCCTTAGACAAAAGTGTACAAAAGCTTGCAACGTTTTATTTAGGTTTCTATGTctcaactcccccccccccccaaaaaaaaagacaccatagtttgttttatgttttaaatttgaacataaatattttattcaatacattatatatttttgaacacaagaatatatatttttgttaaatgtcaggaacagtattttaaatacacaaacaaGAGCAATGGGGAACCGATTCAGAGAACGAGGAACGGGTTATACAGGACAACGCGGGGAGGGCTCCAAAAGTCACGCGACAAAAggcaattttctttctttttacggTAATTTTAAACACACGAGATGCAAGAGGTCAAAGCTCATCTGAGTCATGCAGACACGTTTGGAATAATAAAGAGGACAACTTGAGAAAATGCTGCCATAAAACTAACAATGTGTCTGTTGAGCCCCACCCTGTAAATTAATTTGATCAAATTAAATTATATACAATGCAAATGTATTATAACACCCCCAGATAGGTCATAGATATCCTTTATATATAccaacctgcatgaaaacctctgggtgtgagaatttcaatctccgctcagtaatcagggatatagaaacatCTCTCCCTTTCATTGGCTGCAGTCTGTTCAACATCAATTGACCCGACCCGAAAATACATGAAAGAAGCCCGAGCAAACGATGGGTTAATTTCACAGCAGCGTTACCGGCTGTCCAGCTGAGGTCAAAGTGTTTGCATCcccctacagaatgaactaatgttgcttcatagagtcgagtgaaacctgctcaataatgttaacatattgaattgcacacctcTGCTTTGTatagctttccatatacttaatgaaaaactgacaattgaaaaacgtgacatttcaaaatctaacatgaaatactgtactgctattatggcttccggtagcaATAGCGCTTTATAATTTTTGGGATTACTTGATGTTAAATAAGATCTAAATTATgatcatgtagtttttttttaaattattatttaaatcctaaaattcttggtgatgcaaaccttttggccagagctgtaaactATGAAACTATTTGCTTTAGGCTGGAAGTGATTTTAAatgcacaggaaaaaaaacaggGCTGGGCCGTCCAGATGTAAAGGATTTTTTACAAGTATTTACTAaactagaaaaataaatcacaacaaTAACTGTGTAATAAACATCCGAGTAAAAAAAACACTTCGAGGAAAAAATCCACCCTCCCCTTTCATGCTGTGTCGATTAATCATACAATTATTAATTCCCATTAAtgtttgaccaaaaaaaaacaacacacaagattTTATAATACTGTCCGTTGGCACAAACCCGTATATTccaaaataagactcctgttgcacagcagtttgatccattcctggttttactgtgagtttaatcagacacacctgagcttgcctATGCACACTGTGTGGGTGCAGCTGCTGTGCAATATGAGTCTCATTTCCACCCCTTTGGCTTCAGCATTAATACACTTTTAGCAGCAAGTTCAGCATCTCTGTTGTTGGCTGGTCCCTCTCCAGACAGCAGCTGATTTTCATCATGGTCCTAAAAcagagaaagtttaaaaacggAAGAAATTTCACACACAGGTTCCCAACCCACTTTCCCCTCCAactaaaaaaggtctaattaaaagCAAATTCAGTTAAATTTAAGGGTTCAGTAATTGAGATCtaatttggaatgaaaaccagcagacacacacagggggtCCCCCCAGGACTGGGCTTGGGAAACCCTGCGCTGCTGCGTTTGAAAAaatgaattcaaataaaaaataaaacgctACCTTGTTTCTGTGCCTCACACTGAGTCATCATCAAGGACATCGTCACCGCTCCCTGAAATTGAGGCCGCttctaaaagaaaataataatagtaataataataataataataaaactaataaaagtAAAGGGTTTTTGGAAGCTGATTacttgctcttcagttctagttacaCTGCCATAGACAATAatccaaaaataatcatttcatAGAAACCCAGTGATCTGGCCAGTCTCCCACCCAACACCAGAGTGGATGACGCgtttgtgtgagtgagtgagcaaACGAGAGAGAGTGCCAGTGCTCACCACACCTGGATCGCCCCTCCAGAAGGTTTCGGTGCTACCAAATCTTTGCCGATCCTGGATAGCCAAGCTCATTCCCTCATCTTTGCCGAAAGGGGTAACAATCCGGTGCGAGTCTTCCGGTTTCAGTTCAGAGGCCGTCCCCAATTCTCTCGCTCCGCGATGGCCGCCGTCTTCTCTTTCCTGCGTTCGGTCGCTGGAGTCTCGCTCGTCCGAAGCGTTGTCAGAAGTGAACCCCAGCTCTCTCACGAGGTCGCCGTCTTCCTTTGCGAGGTCGGAGCTTCTCTGTTCTTCGTCGGGGTTTTCCTCACcagccccctccctctctctctcggcTCCGGGGGTTTGAAACGTTTCGTCTTCGTTGACGGGATCCGCTAGTTTTTTCCCAGCGGGGTCAACAAGGGCCGTTCCAAAACGTCCCGCTCTGTCGAACCCGCCTCCTTTTCCATCCGCGAGGTCGTAGGTGTCACGCTGCCCCCGTGTGACGTCGCCCTCTTCTGGCAGGTCTATGACCTCACCGGTCCCGAACCCCATTGCGATATCAATCAGGTCTTCtttctcatcctcctcctccttaGCACGGTCACGGGCGTCCTGTCCCTCAAACGGGACATCGCGACGGTCTTTCCCTTCGCCGTCAAACCTGTCCCCCTCACCATCGTCCTTCGTGAGGTCACAGACGTCCTCCTCCCTTGGCAGACGGAGCGTCGACTTCTTCTTTGTAAGCGTTTCCTTCCGAGAGACGGACTTGAAAAACCTCGCCTCCTCCTTTTCCTCCAGGAAATTCCTGTCCGGAGCTCCTGGGATTTCCCCGCTAGCGAGCTCCATCTCCCCGGAGGAGAGGAAGTCCAGTCTGGAGGCATCGTAGGTCTCGTCCCACTGAGAGACGCCAAGTTTCTGCTCCAGCAACGCCCTGGCTAGGAAGTCCAGggcctcttcctcctcctcctcctcctctcctacTGCCCCCGAAGCCTCCCTGGTCACCTCCAACTCCCCCCGGCTCTCCTGCTCCTCCTCTCCCAGGCTCTCCTGCTCCTTCGGGCTCACACAGCTTGAGTCGATGAGGATCATGCTCTTCTCTGCCGAAACGGAAGCACTGCTGggtgaggaagaagaggaagaggaggaaaaaGAAGAAGACGATGACGACGACAGAGAAGAGGAATCCTCCGAGGTCGACGCGAAATAGAAACAACCCCTGGGGGAGTAGAGGCTGCTGTCGCCCGTGAAGGAGGCCCCGCTCAAGGGGGACCCCGATGCGGTTTCCGGGGCGGAGCTGGTGGATCCCGAGCGGCTGGAACCGGCGAAGACTTCGTCGGATAGGGTCACCGACCCCAGCCGGGACGTCACAAGCTCCACGGGGGAGAGGAGGGGCTCCATTTCGCTGTCCGGTTTCTCTCCTAGGCAGGGCGGTGGTGGTAGTGATCTGTCTGGGGCGCGGTCgctcgctgctgctgctgctgctgctgctgctgcctgcctgtctttaaGGGTCTTGCCTGCAGCGGTAGGCGTGGAAGTTGCGTTGCCTACGGTTGCTTCGCAGGGCGGCAGGCTTGCCGAACGCAGCTCAGTTTCGGCGGGGGAGGAACTGAAAGATGTTGGCTGGATCCCTGCGTTCAAGTCGGGGGACAGAAGCTCTCCCGAGACGTCTGTGAGCTCGCCGGCGGAGACAGAGAAGCAGCCCGCAGAGTCCAGGctgcagggggaggagggggggcggaggaggaggggggagaccGGACGCTCCACGTCGCAGCGCATCACCTCCGCGGGGTCCCCTCCGCGCTGCAGCCCCAACCGTTCCGACACCCAGCCTCGCTCCGGAACGCCTTGACAGAAGCGGCTCATTAATAAACATGCAAATGCCAGGAATTTAAATAAGACACCCACCTAGTTatatagaaaacacacacacacacacacacacacgtatttaTGTTTCAGTACAAAAGCCTACTCCGTTTTAAGTTAAGTTACCTCGTGCTAAAGCAACAATACCAGCAGACAGTCGGAACTAGCTTTGGTGTTTGAATTTGATGCCCCACATGTCTTGAACCAAACTGGTTTTGCCTTTCATATAatccaggggtgtccaatcaatcCCGATCCTGGTGGGcgattccactccaggtttttgtttaacaggtaaaatgagatcatgacagacttcagggtctggatggaggttttcATTGGTtgagaacagggttggaacaaagaccagaacTGGAAGGGCTGGCTTTTGACAGCCCTGTTTTAAAATCGGATGATAATCCCTTCAGGtataaaaggttttacaaaaGAAGTCGTTACCTGAGGCCAGGCTGAGGCAGGACAAACTCAGCTCCGAGGTTGCTCCTGTGACATCatcctaaacaaacaaacaaataaaaaaacataagaaaaggtTTGGGAACAAGAAAAAAGGCCGTTCAGCCCACCAAGGCTTGTCCCTGGTTAGCACCAttctttaaaagcacagaatatctcgctctctcgctctctgtctctcgctcgctcactctctgtctctcgctcgctcactctctgtctctctgtagaAAAGTTTTTCTACCTTCTGTTTTAAACTCTACTCGGCTTCCATTTCACACCCTCTTGTTCTCTCTGTGCTCAATCTGAAGTCGTGTCTCGGGTTGACTTTACCTAGACAAGATTCAATTCTCCTGAGCCGAACTGGAAGCTGGCATCTCCTTCACGCCAACGCCAGTACGACACACACATATTGTAAACAACCAGGAGGCCTTGCTGGTCCAGTAGTTCAAGAacggggcttgataccaggaggtcccgggttcaaatcccagctcagccactgactcactgtgaccctgagcaagtcactgaacctccttgtgctccgtccttcggatgagacgtcaaacaaacgaggtcctattggaagcgactctgcagcagcagcagttgttgatgatgcagagttcaccccctagtctaagtcgctttggataaaagcctctgctaaatgaccaagtaataataataataataataataataataatctcaccaGCATCTTCTGCAGTGACACTGGGTTGGAGTCACCCTTCTCCGTTGGGCCGGTCCCATCTCCGGCACCTTTTTTCTGGTTCCGGACGGCATGGCCCAATCGGATCAGTTCTTCGCCGATGTCCAGGTTCTGGGGGAGAAGAACACGGGGTGGTGGGGGTGAACCGGACCGCTCTGAACTGAACTAGGGGAGGAGGGCAGCTATGagagtcagggtcagggttagagaGGTgcgggagaggcagagagacagcagtagaggcttttttttttttacccaaattTCACACGAACTTTAGGAACTGAGAAACTTAGAACAGCCTGAGATCTTATAGATACCACTAGAGGTATGTATTAAGAGGATTTGGGATTTTGCTAAGGACAGCATTATAAACAATCACATACCAACTTACTAAAAGTCAAATCTGTGGATCACGGAATTCCTTGGAAATTGCGGAATCTCCCGCGGAATTCACAGATTCACACATTCTGCGGCTGCATCGTCACATCATAACGATCACAGACTGACCTGAGATCCAGAACTTAGCTGTTCGcttctagttttgttaaaaaatcgacagatgttttgtctccttc
This region includes:
- the LOC117395625 gene encoding large ribosomal subunit protein bL9m, yielding MWGRCVFQGVIRELNQASAGHVKSFSITACRGTVKVQRWWQVPLSQEGRDPKLHPRRHRVYRLVEDSKHSPREKLELILTQTVAKLGGRGDTVSVKKSLGRNKLLPEGLAVYASPENKQRFEEERRMLREGKPEERVQTRTGELTVAFLKQCHLEVGMKNNVKYELTKDIVCRTLLRKLAVCVPLHALTLPEEPITRWGEYWCEVTVNGIDTVRIPMSVVNFEKPKTRRYKRWLEQNPTGTGTWDTESADPEKEDS